One Glandiceps talaboti chromosome 2, keGlaTala1.1, whole genome shotgun sequence genomic region harbors:
- the LOC144452294 gene encoding uncharacterized protein LOC144452294 isoform X1: MEQLRGDVHLLERKWEDLKTKDTLLSLHRAFSIAVSRRDGTRSSQKKKASFSITDVNALQVYVDDEKDRRAIHKILAAWVTLQNILRDIQLVIFNDVSSKHAQHRKKIKGDLRHLEDIVEQQRCDHTHQHVKDAINEVPLDYRFCKWTKALSLVPKGLEYAHRIIAVVNTHFPDIETDSSREASDRLFEDGDSPVLFRRSTLSLDLRPSQPTIRRTHSSPTTSPSNITVHHTHHNHGIPYSEDLNRTTSTSSVININIPDRSVSRAHIENRVAVVNHEMEETKRRIEILEFELSGVRFELHEYRMTLMKVEVDAGLKEFYLKETMKEVQRLGGSKLRPPLTDYQMEDIAACLRDDFHIRLANILDIDLTEIEHDYPIVTCGLREVKVQILRRWREREGEGGTVERLIMGMMKEESLTGTAKCILENLLRNTP, encoded by the exons ATGGAACAATTGCGCGGTGACGTTCATCTCTTAGAAAGAAAATGGGAAGATCTCAAGACGAAAGACACTTTGTTATCGCTACACAGAGCCTTTAGTATTGCCGTGAGTCGTAGAGATGGTACACGAAGCTCACAGAAAAAGAAAGCATCTTTTAGTATAACAGATGTCAACGCTCTACAGGTGTATGTCGACGATGAAAAAGACAGACGTGCAATACACAAGATCTTAGCTGCCTGGGTCACGCTTCAGAATATCTTGAGGGACATCCAACTTGTGATATTCAACGACGTGAGTTCGAAACATGCCCAACATCGGAAAAAAATCAAGGGTGATCTTCGACATCTTGAAGATATCGTGGAGCAGCAAAGATGCGACCACACCCATCAACATGTGAAGGACGCCATCAACGAGGTACCTTTAGATTATCGATTCTGCAAATGGACAAAAGCACTAAGTCTTGTGCCGAAGGGTCTTGAGTATGCACATAGAATAATTGCCGTGGTTAACACACATTTTCCGGATATTGAAACAGATTCGTCAAGGGAAGCATCGGATAGATTGTTTGAGGACGGGGATTCACCAGTTCTCTTTCGTCGATCAACACTGTCCTTAGATCTGAGACCATCTCAACCAACTATACGCAGGACGCATTCTTCACCCACGACGTCTCCTAGCAACATCACAGTTCACCATACTCACCATAACCACGGAATTCCCTACTCAGAGGATCTTAATAGGACAACTTCCACGTCATCAgttatcaacattaacattccGGACCGATCAGTTTCTCGAG CACATATCGAAAATCGAGTGGCTGTAGTAAACCACGAAATGGAAGAAACGAAAAGAAGAATAGAAATATTGGAATTTGAGTTATCTGGTGTGAGATTTGAACTTCATGAATATAGAATGACTTTGATGAAAGTTGAAGTTGATGCAGGACTTAAAGAGTTCTACCTTAAAG AAACCATGAAAGAAGTTCAAAGGTTAGGAGGTAGCAAACTACGTCCACCACTAACGGATTACCAGATGGAGGATATCGCAGCTTGTTTGAGAGATGACTTTCACATCCGACTAGCCAATATTCTGGATATTGATCTGACTGAAATTGAACACGATTACCCAATAGTCACGTGTGGACTGAGAGAAGTAAAAGTACAAATCTTACGAAGATGGAGAGAAAGGGAAGGAGAAGGTGGAACTGTAGAACGGTTGATAATGGGTATGATGAAAGAGGAATCGTTGACCGGGACGGCTAAGTGCATTTTAGAGAATTTATTGAGAAATACGCCATAA